ATTCGGAGCCTTGGGAGAGTCAAGGCATGACTGGCGACACATTTTGTTTGGCGAGTGCGGGGAATTCAGGCAGGCTGCCGGGGAATAAGAAATGGACCGCTTTATGATTATGAAAAATTCGATCCGCTGGTTTGGAAGTTGGCTGGCCTTGGTGTTTTCAACGGCTGTCACGGCCTTCGCCGCCGATGGCCTGACGCCCGACTCCTCCGGTTCGGCACCCGCCTCCGGCGATCCTGCGTTTAACCTTACCGATGCCGTCACGCTTGAAGCCTGGGTGAAACCCAGCGCCAAAATGCCGTCCAGCGGTGCCCGCATCCTGGACAAATCCTCTCCCGGCACAGATGAGGCGTACATGCTGGATACCTTCCCCGGAAATTCCCTGCGCCTGACGACCGCGAATAAGGCGCTGTCGTTCAAGGCCAATCTCTCCCCCGGCAAGTTTACGCATGTGGTTGGGGTTTACAGCGCCTCTAAGCGCATTCAAAAATTGTACGTGGACGGCAAAGAAGTGGCCTCCAAGACCGCTGGTGGGTTCCCGCCTTTGACCATCAACCGCAACCCGCTGAATGTGGGCGCGGATAAGGATGGTCACAACCTCTTCCATGGAGTCATCCAACGCGCGGCGGTGTATAAGGTCGCGCTGACCGCAGAGGAAATTGCGGCGCGCGCTCAGGGCGGCGCGGCTCCGGCGGGCGTGATTGCGGAATGGGATTTCACCAAAGAGCCGCAGAAGGGGGCGTATGCCGCGTTGAATAGCGGTGGGCCTGCCTTGGTGATGGGGGCCACCTCGATGATGGAGCGTAATGCGATCGAGATCACCGGGGAAGCTGCAACGCCGCCGGGCGATCTGGTTTTGTGGTATCGCCAGCCCGCGCAGAAATGGGAGGAAGCCCTGCCGGTCGGCAACGGCATCCTGGGCGCGATGGTGTATGGCGGCGTGCTGGCTGAACATCTCCAGTTCAATGAGCACACGGTCTGGACCGGCCAGCCGCACGCGTATCATCACGAGGGCGCGGTCAAGGCTTTGCCGGAGATGCGCCGATTGTTGCAGGAGGGCAGGGCGGTCGAAGCCATCGGCTTGCAACGGGAAAAGGAAGCCCGGGAATTGGAGAGCAAAGGCCAGACTGCTGAATCGAAAGCCAAGTCCCGCGAATCCCAGGAAGCGCTCAAGGCTGCCCGGGCAAAGCAGAAGGAGGCCGAGGACCTCGGCATGAAAGAATTCATGAGTGAGCCGTTACACCAGAAAGCGTATCAGCCGTTCGGGGATTTATGGCTGGAGTTTCCGGGGCAGCAAAAGGCGGCGAACTATCGCCGCTGGCTGGATCTGGATACCGGTATCTGCACCAGTGAATACCAAGGGGATGGCGTGACCTTCCGGCGGGAAGTGCTGGCCTCGCATCCCGATCACGTCATTGCCGTGCGCGTCAGCGCGGATCAACCGGGCAAGTTGAATGCGCGGATTTTCCTGAACAGCGCGCACAAGGAAACGCAGGTATCGGTCGAGGGCCGGGATACGGTGATCCTGCGCGGCATCGTGGAAACCAACGGCGTGCAGTTTGAGAGCCGCGCCCAAGTGTCCGTGGAAGGCGGTCAACTGGCCGCCGAAACCGGCGCTCTCACGGTAACTGGCGCCACGTCATTATTGGTCCGGCTGGTGGGCGCTTCCAGTTTCAAGAATTATCAGGATATCTCCGCCGACCCGGCGGCGCGCTGCATGGAGTTGATGGGCCGCGTGACCGGAAAATCCTGGGAGCAATTGAAGCAGGCGCATCTGGCAGATCATCAGGCATTGTTCGGACGGGTGAAATTGGACCTGGGCCGCACGGATGCCGCGAAGAACCCGACGGACAAACGCATTGCCGAATTCGGCGCGGGCAACGATCCGCACCTGGCGGCGTTGGCCTTCCAATATGGCCGCTACCTGCTGATCGGGTCGAGTCGCCCGGGCGGGCAACCGGCCAACTTGCAGGGCGTGTGGAACGACAAATTGCGGCCGCCGTGGGATAGCAAATACACCTGCAACATCAACGTGCAGATGAACTATTGGCCGGTGGAAGTGGCCAACCTGAGCGAATGCACCGCGCCGTTGTTTGATGCCATGGATGAGCTGATGTTGTCCGGGCGCGAAACCGCCAAGGCGCATTACGGCGCGCGCGGTTGGGTGTTGCACCACAACTTTGATATCTGGCGCGGCACCGCGCCCATCAACGCCTCCAACCACGGCATCTGGGTGCCGGGCGGCGCGTGGATGTGCATG
This DNA window, taken from Verrucomicrobiota bacterium, encodes the following:
- a CDS encoding glycoside hydrolase N-terminal domain-containing protein, with translation MKNSIRWFGSWLALVFSTAVTAFAADGLTPDSSGSAPASGDPAFNLTDAVTLEAWVKPSAKMPSSGARILDKSSPGTDEAYMLDTFPGNSLRLTTANKALSFKANLSPGKFTHVVGVYSASKRIQKLYVDGKEVASKTAGGFPPLTINRNPLNVGADKDGHNLFHGVIQRAAVYKVALTAEEIAARAQGGAAPAGVIAEWDFTKEPQKGAYAALNSGGPALVMGATSMMERNAIEITGEAATPPGDLVLWYRQPAQKWEEALPVGNGILGAMVYGGVLAEHLQFNEHTVWTGQPHAYHHEGAVKALPEMRRLLQEGRAVEAIGLQREKEARELESKGQTAESKAKSRESQEALKAARAKQKEAEDLGMKEFMSEPLHQKAYQPFGDLWLEFPGQQKAANYRRWLDLDTGICTSEYQGDGVTFRREVLASHPDHVIAVRVSADQPGKLNARIFLNSAHKETQVSVEGRDTVILRGIVETNGVQFESRAQVSVEGGQLAAETGALTVTGATSLLVRLVGASSFKNYQDISADPAARCMELMGRVTGKSWEQLKQAHLADHQALFGRVKLDLGRTDAAKNPTDKRIAEFGAGNDPHLAALAFQYGRYLLIGSSRPGGQPANLQGVWNDKLRPPWDSKYTCNINVQMNYWPVEVANLSECTAPLFDAMDELMLSGRETAKAHYGARGWVLHHNFDIWRGTAPINASNHGIWVPGGAWMCMHLWEHYLFTRDVAFLRRAYPVMKEAALFFTDYLVEDPQTKWLISGPSNSPEQGGLVMGPMMDHQIIRSLFVACMDAAKTLGTDADFAAKLAAMQPRIAPNLVGQYGQLQEWIEDKDIPKNQHRHVSHLWGAYPGCDITWQDTKFFNAARQSLIYRGDAATGWSMGWKVNLWARFLDGDHAYIILRNLLDPVGKGKGGLYPNMFDAHPPFQIDGNFGAAAGIAEMLVQSHVRDAQGTHLVHLLPALPSNWANGSVKGLRARGGFELDLTWAGGKLTGAMIRSLSGQPLKVKYGTQEVAASTKAGETYRLDGSLKWGK